A region of Granulibacter bethesdensis DNA encodes the following proteins:
- a CDS encoding DUF983 domain-containing protein yields MSSSYMLQAVWRGMRNTCPGCGETRLRKGYLAIEPRCSVCGTENGAYPADDLPPYITLFIVGHIVIPAFIWSDYRYEPAMWVQFAIWLPVMVIMTLALLPIVKGGTIGLCHALGMRREALARSEAEKAPDAAKTVSPAGSSGH; encoded by the coding sequence ATGAGCAGCTCGTATATGCTGCAGGCGGTGTGGCGTGGGATGCGCAATACGTGTCCCGGCTGCGGCGAAACCCGTTTGCGCAAAGGCTATCTGGCCATTGAGCCTCGTTGCAGCGTCTGCGGTACCGAGAATGGAGCCTATCCCGCCGATGACCTGCCCCCCTACATAACCCTGTTTATCGTCGGCCATATCGTCATCCCGGCCTTCATCTGGTCTGACTACCGTTATGAACCCGCCATGTGGGTACAGTTCGCAATCTGGCTGCCGGTGATGGTCATTATGACGCTGGCGCTGCTGCCCATTGTCAAAGGCGGTACCATCGGCCTGTGTCATGCGCTTGGAATGCGGCGGGAAGCTCTTGCCCGCAGCGAGGCCGAAAAAGCACCGGATGCCGCAAAAACCGTCAGTCCTGCCGGCTCCTCAGGCCACTGA
- a CDS encoding EVE domain-containing protein, with product MTFWMGVASAEHARGGRDGGFAQLGHGKHIAVKALRKGDWIVYYSPREGMGAGTTVQAFTTIGRVTSDAPYRFEQAMDFNPYRVDVDYLKTARAAPIRPLLGELRLTRDHGANWGIVMRDPKRMLQEEDMRRIAEAMGVLAEFEASRS from the coding sequence ATGACGTTCTGGATGGGTGTCGCATCGGCTGAACACGCGCGCGGAGGCCGTGACGGCGGCTTTGCCCAACTCGGGCATGGCAAGCACATAGCCGTGAAGGCTCTCAGGAAGGGTGACTGGATCGTCTATTACTCTCCGCGCGAGGGCATGGGCGCGGGCACGACGGTGCAGGCATTCACGACAATCGGTCGTGTCACCTCGGACGCGCCATACCGCTTTGAACAGGCGATGGATTTCAATCCGTACCGCGTCGATGTGGACTATCTGAAGACCGCCAGGGCAGCCCCGATCAGACCGCTTCTGGGCGAGCTGCGGCTAACACGCGATCATGGTGCCAATTGGGGCATCGTAATGCGCGACCCGAAGCGGATGCTTCAAGAAGAGGACATGCGCCGCATCGCAGAGGCGATGGGTGTTCTGGCTGAATTCGAAGCCAGCCGAAGCTAA
- a CDS encoding MarR family winged helix-turn-helix transcriptional regulator, producing the protein MREIGLTTPQYAVLAYLKVEPGASNVALARQAFITPQTMQAILVTLEKSGFIKRTPHPEHGRVQKTELTPSGDQALAAASEIVAEAEQRLVDAAAPLGPEVVVTMLMRLANALR; encoded by the coding sequence TTGCGCGAGATCGGTCTGACCACGCCGCAATATGCGGTGCTCGCCTACTTGAAGGTCGAACCAGGAGCTTCTAACGTTGCGCTTGCGCGCCAGGCCTTCATCACGCCGCAGACGATGCAGGCGATTCTCGTCACCCTCGAGAAGTCTGGCTTCATCAAGCGGACTCCTCATCCGGAGCACGGGCGCGTTCAGAAGACCGAGTTGACTCCCTCGGGTGATCAGGCCCTGGCGGCAGCCTCTGAAATCGTTGCCGAAGCTGAACAGCGCCTTGTCGATGCCGCAGCGCCGCTCGGTCCTGAGGTTGTCGTAACCATGCTGATGCGGCTGGCAAATGCCCTCCGATAG
- a CDS encoding TetR/AcrR family transcriptional regulator, with protein MSASETRQHILDVADRLFYERGYEATSFADIAKDAGLSRGNFYYHFKAKDEILYAVIDQRLANTRAMLNAWEKNVEAPADRIRSFIGILIANRTKIMAHGCPVGTLCNELAKLDHAAKDDATRLFTLFHNWLARQFAALGCESDAEALALHILMRSQGVATLATAFRDDDFIRREVADMEAWLHAQAPVASSSSHSLHPS; from the coding sequence ATGAGCGCAAGCGAAACCCGCCAGCACATCCTGGATGTTGCCGACCGGCTTTTCTACGAACGCGGATATGAAGCGACCTCCTTTGCAGACATTGCTAAGGATGCCGGGCTATCGCGAGGTAATTTCTATTATCACTTCAAGGCCAAGGACGAGATTCTTTATGCGGTGATCGACCAGCGCTTGGCAAACACACGCGCCATGCTGAATGCTTGGGAGAAAAACGTGGAAGCGCCCGCAGACCGTATCCGCAGTTTCATCGGCATACTCATCGCGAACCGGACGAAGATCATGGCTCACGGCTGCCCGGTCGGTACGCTCTGCAACGAACTGGCGAAACTCGACCATGCGGCGAAAGACGATGCCACCCGGCTGTTCACCCTGTTCCACAATTGGCTCGCCCGGCAGTTTGCCGCGCTCGGATGTGAATCCGATGCGGAAGCGCTGGCGCTACACATACTGATGCGTAGCCAAGGCGTCGCAACGCTCGCAACTGCCTTCCGCGACGATGATTTCATTCGCCGAGAGGTCGCTGACATGGAGGCATGGCTGCACGCGCAAGCCCCTGTCGCATCATCATCATCTCATTCCCTCCACCCCTCCTGA
- a CDS encoding YciI family protein, with translation MFVINLRFADKTKAPKFMDGHNAWIKRGFDDGVFLLVGSLQPNAGGTIVAHNAPAAEIEARVQDDPFVIEGVVEAEILAISPTRTDERLAFLKA, from the coding sequence ATGTTCGTCATAAACCTTCGCTTCGCCGACAAAACCAAAGCTCCGAAGTTCATGGACGGGCACAATGCCTGGATCAAACGCGGCTTCGACGATGGCGTGTTCCTGCTGGTTGGCAGCCTCCAACCGAATGCCGGCGGCACGATCGTCGCACATAATGCGCCAGCGGCGGAGATCGAGGCACGTGTGCAGGATGACCCCTTCGTCATTGAGGGCGTAGTGGAGGCCGAGATCCTCGCGATTTCGCCGACCCGGACCGATGAACGGCTCGCCTTCCTGAAAGCGTGA
- a CDS encoding DNA-3-methyladenine glycosylase I: MSTTIAGPDGRPRCRWCMGAPEFLAYHDTEWGFPVDDDRRLFEKLCLEGFQSGLSWRTILAKRENFRAAFHGFDFERIAGFSDADEERLLKDSSIVRHRGKIAAVINNAKRAQDLVRREGSIAAYVWRFEPTADELARPQTASTSTASIALSKDLKKRGWSFVGPTTVYAFMQAMGLINDHAEGCIVREQVAAAKTTFTPPA; the protein is encoded by the coding sequence ATGAGCACAACGATCGCCGGTCCGGATGGACGCCCGCGCTGCCGCTGGTGCATGGGCGCACCTGAATTCCTCGCCTATCACGACACGGAATGGGGCTTCCCGGTAGACGACGATCGCCGGCTGTTCGAGAAGTTGTGCCTCGAAGGGTTTCAGTCGGGCCTGAGTTGGCGGACGATACTCGCAAAACGCGAGAATTTCCGCGCCGCCTTCCATGGGTTCGATTTCGAACGGATCGCCGGTTTCTCCGACGCGGATGAGGAACGTCTGCTGAAGGATAGCAGCATAGTGCGTCATCGCGGCAAGATCGCCGCCGTCATCAACAATGCGAAACGCGCGCAGGACCTGGTGAGGCGGGAAGGCTCAATCGCCGCCTACGTCTGGCGCTTCGAGCCAACAGCGGATGAATTGGCCAGGCCTCAAACCGCATCGACTTCAACTGCTTCCATCGCGCTATCGAAAGACCTGAAGAAACGTGGCTGGTCCTTCGTCGGTCCGACCACCGTTTATGCCTTTATGCAGGCCATGGGCCTCATCAACGATCATGCGGAGGGATGCATTGTTCGGGAACAGGTGGCCGCCGCCAAGACAACCTTTACACCACCTGCCTAG
- a CDS encoding glycosyltransferase — translation MPTTSLLHFCWIGSRLPWAYGIALLSAAAHGEADEVILHHTDELESSQVLEALRAVSSIRLSRINPQALLQSVGAELGLDDKVWVLYSHVSSPAILSDILRAAILYRDGGIYLDVDTVTIASFSSLFQLQQFIGVERIVWPYWVKLSRSPFVWGWVLTLDVMRKAMRVLPEGWRFYRYVEGAYFRGINGAIMGGAPKAPLFEIYLRHMVAMSADKQVKPNALGPDLLQELIGKGLIPDLVVHDPEYFYPLAPEISEHWFRPCGHAPEALKKALMPQTIVVHWYGSVRTKSYVGKIDPLYIQAHQQTQLYSALVAQVLPELLHRDDN, via the coding sequence ATGCCTACGACCAGTTTGCTGCACTTCTGCTGGATAGGGTCGAGGTTGCCCTGGGCTTATGGTATTGCCCTGCTGTCCGCTGCTGCCCATGGCGAGGCGGATGAAGTCATCCTGCACCACACTGATGAGTTGGAAAGCAGTCAGGTGCTTGAAGCATTGCGGGCGGTGTCATCCATCCGCCTGTCCCGGATCAACCCGCAGGCTTTATTGCAGTCAGTCGGAGCGGAGTTGGGCCTGGATGACAAAGTGTGGGTTTTATATAGCCATGTTTCCAGTCCTGCTATTTTGTCAGACATATTACGGGCGGCGATTTTATATCGTGATGGTGGCATCTATCTGGATGTCGATACTGTAACAATCGCGTCATTTTCATCGCTGTTTCAATTACAGCAGTTCATTGGCGTTGAAAGGATCGTCTGGCCTTATTGGGTCAAATTGTCCCGATCTCCGTTCGTATGGGGGTGGGTGCTGACTTTGGATGTGATGCGCAAGGCTATGAGGGTGCTGCCCGAAGGTTGGCGTTTTTACCGTTATGTTGAGGGAGCCTATTTCCGAGGCATCAACGGCGCCATCATGGGCGGCGCACCGAAAGCGCCTTTATTTGAGATTTATTTGCGGCATATGGTCGCAATGTCTGCTGACAAACAGGTAAAGCCCAATGCGTTGGGGCCTGATTTATTGCAGGAACTGATCGGCAAAGGGCTTATTCCGGATCTTGTCGTCCATGATCCGGAATATTTTTATCCTCTTGCACCGGAAATCTCTGAACACTGGTTTCGGCCATGCGGTCATGCACCAGAGGCCCTCAAAAAGGCACTTATGCCGCAAACCATCGTTGTTCATTGGTACGGGTCAGTGCGGACCAAATCCTATGTGGGAAAAATAGATCCTCTGTATATTCAGGCACATCAGCAAACCCAGCTTTACAGTGCGCTCGTAGCGCAGGTGTTGCCGGAGCTTCTGCATCGTGATGACAATTGA
- a CDS encoding mechanosensitive ion channel domain-containing protein, producing the protein MKRLGLFLLLTGVGLHCVQPGLAAAPSSRPGIIPGLNLPSASSSDTSGNADPDIDGLVKILEDDKARARLIERLKKTATDDKKRDASPPEPVAVHLANFSALLFQHLRSFLSVWQMAFRELLEVLHGTSRLFSWHVLMIFRNMAGVAAGTFAAFYAVRWITARLSTPVWLHRPGSFAGKVLRLLTIVLLDVGTVVIAWLAGEELARLIEDGANVTAGQDMFLRSFLLVESFRVALRAIFTPHLPHLRFLKMGTLSEANHRARLWYSWLAWSASVFGYSFLMVIPLMETVSIDGGHALETLTVLSALIVAIWFCIVQRREGRMALTRLTNHGSLEGASDIFARLGAVIAAIWHAIVTLWLTALFICWLSMPWLLPFVLRASVYSVVILLVGGFALSKLAMLHNDVSVADRLKRAIPLLNIWLGRLINPLRRILRLTVFVVTVLGLLQVWAVVDVIGWLKTDAGKFTLSAGISVLIVLGCSAAIYMLVISWIEKRLLQGEEHGISSRERTLLSLFRNAFSITMAVIVVLAILSQLGVNTAPLLAGAGVFGLAIGFGSQKLVQDIINGMFIQFENAMNEGDVVEAAGIQGTVEKLTIRSVAIRSVDGIYHLIPFSSVDRVSNHNRIFSMHAAVVRVGHRASIPDTKAAMFEAFDRLMQTEHAGAIIGTLDMQGVIDLSPAIISIRARIKTLPGEQWVIGRAYNEIVKNVLEEHGIEIAVPGMRLFLDEVQPGTGQQPA; encoded by the coding sequence ATGAAGCGGCTTGGACTGTTTCTGCTTCTGACAGGCGTTGGGCTGCATTGTGTTCAACCCGGTCTGGCAGCCGCCCCTTCGTCCCGCCCCGGCATCATTCCGGGGCTGAATCTTCCCTCTGCATCTTCCTCTGACACATCCGGGAACGCGGACCCTGATATTGATGGGTTGGTGAAAATTCTTGAGGATGACAAGGCACGTGCACGCCTGATCGAACGTTTAAAAAAAACGGCGACAGACGATAAAAAAAGGGATGCATCACCTCCAGAGCCGGTAGCGGTTCATCTGGCTAATTTTTCCGCTCTGCTGTTTCAGCATCTCCGCTCCTTTCTGTCGGTATGGCAGATGGCGTTCAGAGAGCTGCTGGAGGTGTTGCACGGGACATCCCGGTTGTTCAGCTGGCATGTCCTGATGATCTTCCGCAACATGGCGGGCGTTGCAGCCGGGACATTCGCGGCGTTCTATGCAGTCCGATGGATAACTGCACGTCTCTCAACTCCTGTCTGGCTGCATCGGCCGGGCAGTTTTGCAGGGAAAGTGCTGCGATTGCTGACGATTGTGCTGCTTGATGTCGGCACGGTTGTCATTGCGTGGCTGGCCGGAGAGGAATTGGCGCGGCTGATTGAAGACGGAGCCAACGTCACCGCCGGACAGGACATGTTCCTGCGCTCTTTCCTGCTGGTTGAATCCTTCAGGGTGGCTTTACGGGCAATTTTTACACCGCATCTGCCGCATTTACGCTTCCTGAAAATGGGCACGCTTTCTGAAGCCAATCACAGGGCCAGACTCTGGTACAGCTGGCTGGCATGGTCGGCGTCGGTGTTTGGCTACAGTTTCCTGATGGTCATTCCCCTGATGGAAACAGTCTCCATTGATGGCGGTCATGCGCTGGAAACGCTGACAGTTCTGTCCGCACTGATCGTTGCCATCTGGTTCTGCATCGTGCAACGCCGGGAGGGTCGTATGGCCCTGACCAGATTGACCAATCATGGTTCTTTAGAGGGTGCATCTGATATCTTTGCCCGGCTCGGTGCCGTTATCGCGGCAATCTGGCATGCGATTGTGACGCTGTGGCTGACGGCGCTGTTCATATGCTGGCTGAGTATGCCATGGCTGCTGCCTTTCGTGCTGCGGGCCTCGGTATATTCCGTTGTCATTCTGCTGGTGGGTGGCTTCGCCTTGAGCAAGCTGGCGATGCTACACAATGACGTCTCCGTTGCAGATCGACTGAAACGTGCAATCCCCTTATTGAATATCTGGCTGGGAAGGCTGATCAATCCGCTGCGTCGCATTCTGCGGCTGACGGTTTTCGTGGTGACCGTGCTGGGATTGTTGCAAGTCTGGGCAGTGGTCGATGTTATCGGCTGGTTAAAGACTGATGCCGGAAAATTTACACTGTCAGCCGGAATATCGGTGCTGATCGTTCTGGGATGCAGCGCAGCGATTTATATGCTGGTGATTTCCTGGATTGAGAAACGGCTGTTGCAGGGGGAGGAGCACGGCATTTCCTCCCGCGAGAGGACTCTGCTCTCCCTGTTCAGGAACGCGTTTTCCATCACCATGGCGGTTATCGTTGTGCTGGCGATCCTGTCACAGCTGGGCGTCAATACCGCGCCCTTGCTGGCTGGTGCGGGGGTATTCGGGTTGGCTATCGGTTTTGGCTCCCAGAAGCTGGTGCAGGACATCATCAACGGCATGTTCATTCAGTTCGAAAATGCAATGAATGAGGGCGACGTGGTGGAAGCCGCGGGTATTCAGGGGACGGTCGAAAAACTGACGATCCGGTCGGTTGCTATTCGCAGCGTGGACGGTATTTACCATCTGATTCCGTTTTCATCGGTTGATCGTGTCTCAAATCACAACCGTATCTTCTCCATGCATGCTGCTGTAGTGCGCGTTGGTCACCGCGCCAGTATCCCGGATACCAAGGCGGCCATGTTCGAGGCATTTGACCGGTTGATGCAGACTGAACATGCCGGCGCCATCATTGGAACACTCGATATGCAGGGTGTGATCGACCTTTCTCCGGCGATCATCAGCATCCGCGCCCGCATCAAGACGCTGCCCGGCGAGCAGTGGGTCATTGGCCGAGCCTATAACGAGATCGTCAAGAACGTGCTGGAAGAGCACGGAATTGAAATCGCCGTTCCCGGTATGCGGCTGTTTCTGGATGAAGTTCAGCCCGGAACCGGCCAGCAGCCTGCATAA
- a CDS encoding DUF3617 family protein — MNKALFNGTAAFILSFCIGLPALARATEIQSGLWTIDITAQKDEKTVKRQKTQCITPEEAKNPEAGFNFSKSMPQCDNTHHWDGTTLSWMVECKNEKKIASSGKFVFDSATHLTGVIDNTQDGKPLAHITIDGRRTGECPKAP, encoded by the coding sequence ATGAACAAGGCCCTGTTCAACGGAACCGCTGCTTTCATTCTTTCTTTCTGCATTGGCCTGCCGGCTCTGGCGCGGGCAACCGAGATTCAGTCGGGTCTGTGGACGATTGATATCACCGCCCAGAAGGATGAAAAAACGGTCAAGCGTCAGAAGACCCAGTGCATCACCCCGGAAGAGGCAAAAAACCCGGAAGCCGGTTTCAACTTCAGCAAATCCATGCCGCAATGTGACAATACGCATCACTGGGACGGCACCACCCTGTCCTGGATGGTGGAATGCAAGAACGAAAAGAAAATTGCCAGCAGTGGAAAGTTCGTGTTTGACAGCGCAACACACCTGACCGGCGTGATCGACAATACGCAGGATGGCAAACCGCTGGCCCATATCACGATTGATGGCCGCCGCACTGGTGAGTGCCCAAAAGCGCCCTGA